A window of the Callospermophilus lateralis isolate mCalLat2 chromosome 7, mCalLat2.hap1, whole genome shotgun sequence genome harbors these coding sequences:
- the Pigv gene encoding GPI alpha-1,6-mannosyltransferase 2 isoform X1, whose translation MWPLDPSRKEVLRFAVSCRVLTLMLQALFNAIIPDHHAEAFSPPRLAPSGSLDQLVEGLLGGLSRWDAEHFLFIAEHGYLYEHNFAFFPGFPLALLVGTELLRPLRGLLSQRSCLLISVASLNSLFSVLATVALHDLSCVVLCCPRQAFNAALLFCLSPANVFLVAGYSEALFAFLTFSAMGQLERGRSWTSGLLFALATGVRSNGLVSVGFLLHNQCRGFFSSLVVLNPLKQLLKLMASGCLSVLTLSLPFALFQYYAYTQFCLPGSAHSIPEPLVQLAVDKGYRIAEGNKPPWCSWKLPLIYNYIQDVYWNVGFLRYYELRQVPNFLLAAPVAILVAWATWTYVTTHPWLCLTLGLQRNKNNKALEKPEPGFLSPRVFVYLVHATVLLLFGGLCMHVQVLTRFLGSSTPIVYWFPAHLLQNQEPLLRSLETEPWTPLAEDFPPRQKIPRNSIMELLYNWKTCSSVTRYILGYFLTYWLLGLLLHCNFLPWT comes from the exons gccctcttcAATGCCATCATCCCAGATCACCATGCAGAAGCCTTTTCTCCTCCCCGCCTAGCTCCCTCAGGCTCTTTGGACCAGCTTGTGGAAGGTCTTCTGGGTGGCCTCTCTCGCTGGGATGCTGAACACTTCTTGTTCATTGCTGAGCATGGATACCTCTATGAGCACAACTTTGCCTTCTTCCCCGgcttccccctggccctgttgGTGGGAACTGAACTATTGAGACCCCTAAGGGGGCTCCTGAGCCAGCGGAGTTGCCTGCTTATTTCAGTAGCATCACTCAACTCCTTGTTCTCTGTGCTGGCCACGGTCGCACTTCATGACCTGAGCTGTGTGGTTTTGTGCTGTCCCCGCCAGGCCTTTAATGCAGCATTGCTCTTCTGCCTTAGCCCTGCCAATGTTTTCCTGGTAGCTGGTTACTCAGAAGCTTTGtttgccttcctgacattcagcgcCATGGGGCAGCTAGAGCGGGGACGAAGCTGGACTAGTGGGCTCCTCTTTGCTCTTGCTACTGGAGTGCGCTCCAATGGACTGGTCAGTGTTGGCTTCCTCCTGCATAATCAATGCCGaggctttttctcttctcttgtGGTGCTGAACCCCCTGAAACAACTCTTGAAGCTGATGGCTTCTGGGTGCCTGTCAgttctcacactcagccttccctTTGCCCTCTTTCAGTATTATGCCTACACCCAGTTCTGTCTGCCAGGCTCAGCCCACTCCATTCCTGAACCCTTGGTGCAGTTAGCTGTGGACAAGGGCTACCGGATTGCAGAGGGAAATAAGCCGCCGTGGTGCTCCTGGAAACTTCCTCTAATATATAACTATATCCAGGATGTATACTGGAATGTTGGCTTTCTGAGATACTATGAACTTAGGCAGGTACCCAAttttctactggctgcaccagtgGCTATATTAGTTGCCTGGGCAACTTGGACATATGTGACCACCCACCCTTGGCTCTGCCTCACACTTGGGCTTCAAAGGAACAAGAACAATAAGGCTCTAGAGAAGCCTGAACCTGGCTTCCTCAGTCCACGGGTGTTTGTGTACCTGGTTCATGCTACAGTGCTGCTGCTATTTGGAGGTCTGTGCATGCATGTTCAG GTTCTCACCAGATTTTTGGGCTCCTCCACTCCTATTGTGTACTGGTTTCCAGCTCACTTGCTTCAGAATCAAGAGCCACTGTTGAGATCCTTAGAGACAGAGCCTTGGACGCCTCTTGCGGAAGACTTCCCACCAAGACAAAAAATACCCAGAAATTCTATCATGGAACTTTTGTACAACTGGAAAACCTGCTCTTCAGTCACTCGATATATCCTAGGTTACTTCCTGACTTACTGGCTCCTGGGACTACTCTTACATTGCAACTTCCTGCCTTGGACATGA